The Streptomyces tubercidicus DNA segment CTGCCGGTCCAGTCGGGCGGTCACCTTCGTGTCGGTCTCCTCGTCGGTCAGCAGCGGAATGCGGTGCTCGAACAGCTCCCGTGCGTACGCCTCGGTCTGCAACAGCCCCGGCACCAACCGGCATTCGTACGTATACAGACTGATCGCCTTCTCCTCCAGCCGGGCCCACTGCCGGAACCACGCGGCCAATCCCGGCTGCCGGGCCAGCTGCGTCGACATCGCCCGCAGCACCCCGAACGCGTCCAGCACCCGCTCGGCCCGTTCGATGAACTCCGGGGGTGGGAGCCTGCGCCCCTGCTCGATCGACGCGACGGTCCCGGCGGAGAATCCCACCCGCCGCGCCAGACCCTCCTGTGTCAGCGTCGCCCGCCCCCGGAACGCCTTGACCACGGCCCCGAACGCCCTGAGGCTGTCGGTGGTTTCGGGCTCGCTGTTGCCCGCTTTGCCGGCCATACCGGCCACCTCCCATGCGTCTGTCGTGCCACACGCACAACTCACCCATGGTTACGGTCAGTTATCGTCGCTGTCTACCTTTCGTGCTCGTACGCTGACGTTCCGTACGAGCTCCGTAGGGGCGGAGATACTGGCCATGGCTGCCATACGGGCGCCACCGTGGAGCGCATGCCAGCCCAAGCAACCTCCCGGGCGCCTGAAGTCCCGGTTACCGTACGTGTGTTCACTCAGCGGTTCAGCGCCACCCGCCTCGGCGCCCGTCTCGCCCGGCATCTCGCCGTCCACCGGCTCGATCTGTGGGGCTTTCCCTATGGCGGCGAGCTGTCCGATGCGGCCGCCGCGGTCGTCGCCGAGCTCGCCGCGAACGCCGCGACGCACGGTCGGGTGCCCGGCAGGGACTTCGAACTGCGCCTCGCGACGCTGTCCTACGCCGACGTGGATACCGATGCGGCCCGTCCCGCCACCCTCCGCATCGAGGTCGCCGACACCCGCACCGAGAAGCGCCCGCCGTCCCCCGGCGCCCTCGTGCTGCCGCCGCCCGACTGCGAAACGGGGCGGGGGCTGCTGCTGGTGGCCGCGTTCGCCGCCCGCTGGGAGGTCGTCGACCGGATGTCGGTGGGCAAGGTGGTCCGTGCCGAACTGGATATCCCGGCGGGGCGTAGGAAGCGCGGCCGCCCTCGCGGGGCGGCGGCGACTCCAGCGATTCCGGAGGACGCGGACCGGGCGGACCGGCCCCGTCTCCGTCCGCGACCGGAACAGTGCCCGGAATCCGGTAACACCTGACCGTCGCGGATCGATGGGACGTACAGCAGAACAACTCACGGGGGTGTCA contains these protein-coding regions:
- a CDS encoding ATP-binding protein, translating into MPAQATSRAPEVPVTVRVFTQRFSATRLGARLARHLAVHRLDLWGFPYGGELSDAAAAVVAELAANAATHGRVPGRDFELRLATLSYADVDTDAARPATLRIEVADTRTEKRPPSPGALVLPPPDCETGRGLLLVAAFAARWEVVDRMSVGKVVRAELDIPAGRRKRGRPRGAAATPAIPEDADRADRPRLRPRPEQCPESGNT
- a CDS encoding helix-turn-helix domain-containing protein → MAGKAGNSEPETTDSLRAFGAVVKAFRGRATLTQEGLARRVGFSAGTVASIEQGRRLPPPEFIERAERVLDAFGVLRAMSTQLARQPGLAAWFRQWARLEEKAISLYTYECRLVPGLLQTEAYARELFEHRIPLLTDEETDTKVTARLDRQKLLRDRPNTAFSFIVDEHVFLRRTGGADVARELLDYVLETTRRLRNVELQVVPLTRGVHAGMGGPLRLLETPSNRWYAYCEGQRSGQLISDAKTISTLHMRYAKLRSQALTPEDSRSLLTQMRGAL